The Motilibacter peucedani sequence GGCCGACTCCAAGAAGGCGCTGATCGACCTCGCGATCTCCTGCATCGACCTGACGACGCTCGAAGGGGCCGACACCCCGGGCAAGGTGCGCGGGCTGTGCGCGAAGGCGCGCGTGCCCGACCCCGACGACCCGTCGTGCCCGCGGCCGGCCGCGATCTGCATCTACGGCGACCTGGTGCCGGTGGCGGTCGACGCCCTGCGCGGCACGGGGATCCACGTCGCCGCCGTCGCGACCGCGTTCCCGAGCGGGCGGGCGAGCCTGCCGGTCAAGCTCGCCGACGTGGAGGACGCGGTGGCCGCCGGCGCCGACGAGATCGACATGGTGATCGACCGCGGCGCGTTCCTCGCGGGGCGCTACGGCGCCGTGCTCGACGAGGTGCAGCAGGTCAAGGCCGCCTGCGGCGACGCGCACCTCAAGGTGATCCTCGAGACCGGCGAGCTCGCGACGCTCGACAACGTACGCCGTGCCTCCTGGCTCGCGATGGTCGGCGGGGCCGACTTCATCAAGACCTCGACGGGCAAGACGAACCCCGCCGCCACCCTGCCGGTGGCGCTGGTGATGCTCGAGGCGGC is a genomic window containing:
- the deoC gene encoding deoxyribose-phosphate aldolase translates to MAISIDGATGSEAGLRRLLTGLPGVDQVGAEARAATLGSRSVKADSKKALIDLAISCIDLTTLEGADTPGKVRGLCAKARVPDPDDPSCPRPAAICIYGDLVPVAVDALRGTGIHVAAVATAFPSGRASLPVKLADVEDAVAAGADEIDMVIDRGAFLAGRYGAVLDEVQQVKAACGDAHLKVILETGELATLDNVRRASWLAMVGGADFIKTSTGKTNPAATLPVALVMLEAARDFFAATGTRVGFKPAGGIRTAKDAVKHLVLVHETVGDDWLDPSLYRIGASTLLNDLLLQRRKMQTGRYSGRDYVTVS